A portion of the Epinephelus moara isolate mb chromosome 4, YSFRI_EMoa_1.0, whole genome shotgun sequence genome contains these proteins:
- the zgc:113425 gene encoding uncharacterized protein zgc:113425 isoform X2, producing the protein MDRYRYFVFNQRSVLVLGVLQVACAALCVVCGFMDAVFRKDTPLSTTRTPVWGGLVMASPGVLALFASQRKNSRLVSVMVVAAGLSCVAAVFISGYSCLTLTYGEEDEDVFHHHDSPQVTFVLHRMVKGANATILLTCTIGLVLSSLIAYVGCRSLPSCGCYDARTGLETLVPQCDPGDTEMVCTWQGGDDRLFNSPAQSTERSTTEEEEGPSKLPPYSRLT; encoded by the exons ATGGACCGATACAGGTACTTCGTTTTCAACCAGAGGAGCGTGCTCGTCCTCGGTGTCCTCCAGGTGGCTTGTGCGGCTCTTTGTGTGGTGTGTGGCTTCATGGACGCTGTTTTCCGCAAGGATACCCCACTGAGTACCACCAGGACCCCGGTGTGGGGAGGACTG GTCATGGCCTCTCCAGGTGTGCTGGCGCTGTTTGCCTCCCAGAGGAAAAACTCAAGACTG GTGAGTGTGATGGTGGTAGCAGCAGGACTCTCCTGTGTGGCGGCAGTGTTTATATCAGGTTACTCCTGTCTGACACTTACCTACGGCGAAGAGGATGAAGACGTCTTCCACCACCACGACAGTCCTCAAGTG ACGTTTGTGCTTCATCGGATGGTGAAAGGGGCCAACGCCACCATACTGCTGACCTGCACCATCGGCCTGGTTCTCTCTTCTCTCATCGCCTATGTGGGCTGCCGTAGTCTTCCCAGCTGTGGCTGCTACGATGCCAGAACGGGATTG gaaacACTGGTTCCTCAGTGTGACCCTGGGGACACTGAGATGGTTTGTACATGGCAAG GAGGTGACGACAGGCTTTTCAACTCTCCTGCTCAGTCCACTGAGCGGAGCACcactgaagaagaggagggtcCTTCCAAACTGCCTCCGTACAGCAGACTGACCTGA
- the rab33ba gene encoding RAB33B, member RAS oncogene family a, whose protein sequence is MAESGSSVEFSGSLTSSTLPPPRTRIFKIIVIGDSGVGKTCLTYRFCAGKFPEKTEATIGVDFRERLVEIDGEKIKIQLWDTAGQERFRKSMVQHYYRNVHAVVFVYDVTNAASFRSLPAWIEECKQHALGTEVPRILVGNKCDLQDSVQVSTDVAQQFADAHSMPLFETSAKNPSSQGEGNSGGGNSDHVEAIFMTVAHKLKSQKPLVLSQPPGGSGGTINLSGRRDDGGDGTRSWGCSSC, encoded by the exons ATGGCGGAGAGCGGGTCTTCGGTTGAATTTTCCGGCTCTCTGACGAGCTCGACTCTTCCGCCGCCGAGGACCCGCATCTTTAAGATCATCGTGATCGGGGACTCTGGTGTCGGGAAGACCTGCCTCACCTACCGCTTCTGTGCCGGGAAGTTCCCCGAGAAGACTGAGGCCACGATCGGGGTGGACTTCAGGGAGAGGCTGGTCGAGATTGACGGCGAGAAAATCAAG ATCCAGCTGTGGGACACTGCAGGTCAGGAGCGCTTCAGGAAGTCCATGGTGCAGCACTACTACCGCAACGTTCATGCTGTTGTCTTCGTCTATGATGTCACCAATGCTGCCAGCTTCCGCAGCCTCCCAGCCTGGATTGAGGAGTGCAAGCAGCACGCACTGGGCACAGAGGTACCCAGAATCCTGGTGGGAAACAAGTGTGACCTTCAAGACTCCGTGCAAGTGAGCACAGATGTGGCTCAACAGTTTGCGGATGCCCACTCTATGCCTCTGTTTGAGACGTCTGCAAAGAACCCAAGCAGCCAGGGAGAGGGAAACTCTGGTGGAGGAAATAGTGACCACGTTGAGGCTATTTTCATGACGGTCGCCCACAAGCTGAAGTCTCAGAAGCCTCTGGTACTGAGCCAGCCACCTGGGGGATCAGGGGGTACCATCAACCTGAGCGGGAGGAGGGATGATGGGGGAGACGGGACCAGGAGCTggggctgcagcagctgctga
- the zgc:113425 gene encoding uncharacterized protein zgc:113425 isoform X1: protein MDRYRYFVFNQRSVLVLGVLQVACAALCVVCGFMDAVFRKDTPLSTTRTPVWGGLVMASPGVLALFASQRKNSRLVSVMVVAAGLSCVAAVFISGYSCLTLTYGEEDEDVFHHHDSPQVTFVLHRMVKGANATILLTCTIGLVLSSLIAYVGCRSLPSCGCYDARTGLETLVPQCDPGDTEMVCTWQAGGDDRLFNSPAQSTERSTTEEEEGPSKLPPYSRLT, encoded by the exons ATGGACCGATACAGGTACTTCGTTTTCAACCAGAGGAGCGTGCTCGTCCTCGGTGTCCTCCAGGTGGCTTGTGCGGCTCTTTGTGTGGTGTGTGGCTTCATGGACGCTGTTTTCCGCAAGGATACCCCACTGAGTACCACCAGGACCCCGGTGTGGGGAGGACTG GTCATGGCCTCTCCAGGTGTGCTGGCGCTGTTTGCCTCCCAGAGGAAAAACTCAAGACTG GTGAGTGTGATGGTGGTAGCAGCAGGACTCTCCTGTGTGGCGGCAGTGTTTATATCAGGTTACTCCTGTCTGACACTTACCTACGGCGAAGAGGATGAAGACGTCTTCCACCACCACGACAGTCCTCAAGTG ACGTTTGTGCTTCATCGGATGGTGAAAGGGGCCAACGCCACCATACTGCTGACCTGCACCATCGGCCTGGTTCTCTCTTCTCTCATCGCCTATGTGGGCTGCCGTAGTCTTCCCAGCTGTGGCTGCTACGATGCCAGAACGGGATTG gaaacACTGGTTCCTCAGTGTGACCCTGGGGACACTGAGATGGTTTGTACATGGCAAG CAGGAGGTGACGACAGGCTTTTCAACTCTCCTGCTCAGTCCACTGAGCGGAGCACcactgaagaagaggagggtcCTTCCAAACTGCCTCCGTACAGCAGACTGACCTGA